Within the Enterobacter bugandensis genome, the region TCAGGGAAAAGTTCGCGGAAGGCTTTAATCACCGGCGGCAGGCTGTAGCGCGCCTGGGTGTGGGTGGTGGCGATGGTGAGCACGCCCGAGGCATCGTTGGTGAAGAGATCCGCCAGACGCCGCACGTTGCTGGCTTCGTTGAGGATCCGCTCAGCGATGGTGAGCAATGCTTTACCCGGCTCCGTCATGCCGAGCAGCCGCTTGCCGCGGCGGATAAAGATCTCTATGCCCAGCTCCTCTTCCAGCTCGCGGATATGGCGGCTGACGCCGGACTGAGAGGTATAAAGCATATTGGCGACCTCGGTCAGGTTGTAGTCCCGCCTGGCCGCCTCACGGATAATTTTAAGTTGCTGGAAATTCACGATTCACTCCGGCGCATCTGACATAGCTCTATTGTTAGAGTCAGCCGAGCTGCAGAACAAATAATAAAAACCAGCATCTTATGCTTTTCTGGAATATCAGCTCACGAGCTGGAGCTCACGGTTCTCAAGCGACGGCTTGCTGACCAGCGACATTAAAATCTCTTTTACCGCCTGCGCCTGCGGCGACAGCGAACCGCGAGCGGACATGTTCAGCGACAGCGGCAGGCTCATCGAAGGCGTGGTGATCCGCGCCATCCAGCCGTTTGCCGCACCGCACAGCGAGCGCGCGGCGGATTCCGGCAGTACGGTGACACCCATTCCGCTGGCAATGGCCGCGGTCAGCGTGGAGATTGAGTCGATTTCGCCGATGATTTTGGCCGTCAGGCGGCGCAGGGAGAACGCTTCGTCCACGCGCACGCGCACGGCGCTGTAGTCGCGCGGCAGATAGAGGTTCATCTCTGCCACGGCGGTAAGATCGACGCTCTGGCCCGGACAGTCGCGGGTGCCCACGAGGTAGAGATCTTCCTTGAGCAGCGGCTGGCTGGTGATCCCGGCAACCGGGGAGCGATCGTAAAGGACCGCCATGTCCAGCTGGCCGTTGAGCAGCTTGTCATTCAGTACAGAACCACTGTTTTCATGAAGATAGACCAGCACTTCCGGCAGCTCGGCGCGCACGGCCTGCAGAAGCGGCATAGTGATAGAGGACGCCGCCGTTCCCGGTGCCAGCCCGATAGAAACGTGCCCGCTCAGGGTCTGGCCCACGTTGTTCACCGCAAGCTGCGCCTGTTCACATTGACGCAGGATAGTGCGGGCATGGGTATACAGGATCTTGCCTGCTTCCGTTGGCGTGACGCCGCGTTTGGTGCGGATCAGTAACTGCTGATCCATCTCGCCTTCCAGAGTAGCCACCTGCTGGCTCAGCGCAGGCTGCGCGATGTGCAGCACTTCTGCCGCTTGAGTCAGGCTGCCGATATCGACGATTTTTACGAAGTATTTCAGTCGTCTTAAGTTCATTTTGCCCCCTGTTCGAAATGCATTGCCGGAACCGGCTGTCGTTGTTGAACAGGTTTTGCAATATGAATGCCACTTTTACCGTGCGGTCTGAATTGTTCGCTAACCGCCTGAAAATAAGGAAACCTAATCATGGAGGGGTGATTTATTACTGAAACAGCAGTTTACGATCTGCCCCATTAGAGGTATATCCGCACCATTACGGTGCATTCCGCTGTCAAAAACATCATTTTGCCGATTTTGTCAGCAAACGATCAAAAGGCGTTGATCCACCCTTTGACAAGGCGAACGCAGGTCGATAATATGCGCCCCGTTCACACGATTCCTCTGTAGTTCAGTCGGTAGAACGGCGGACTGTTAATCCGTATGTCACTGGTTCGAGTCCAGTCAGAGGAGCCAAATTTGAAAAGCCTGCTTTTAAAGCAGGCTTTTTGCTTTTCTGCGCAAGGTAAATGCAAAACGGCAACTGGGTTGCCGTTTTTAGTGTGTCCCCCTCTCCCGTGGGGAGGGTTGGGGTGAGGGCACCAGCCCGCACTATGCCCTTACATGCCGATTTTAACCGGCATCCCCGACCGCCGTTCCAGTTCAGCGCCCGCCCCCTCGTTTATCAACTGTGTCTGCTGTGCGGCGGAGATGGGCAGAGGCACTTTCCGGCTCGATTCAAATTCCGCCCGGTTACGCGACAGCGGTTCGTGAACCTCCACCCAGCGGCTGCCGTCCGGCTCCGTGGTCACCTTAACGGGGCGATCGATAAGCTGCACGCGGGTGCCCACGGGGACATTATCAAAAAGATATTTAATGTCGTTGTTACGCAGACGAATACAGCCCTGGCTCACCCGCAGCCCAATGCCGAAATTGGAGTTTGTGCCGTGTATGGCATATAGCCTGCCGATATATATCGCATACAACCCCATCGGGTTATCCGGCCCGGCGGGCACGAAGGCGGGCAGCGTTTTCCCCTCTGCCGCATAGGCACGACGCGTGTTCGGCGTAGGTGACCAGGTGGGGCCCTCCTGCTTGCGCTCAACCGCCGTGACCCAGTTACGCGGGGTTTCGCGACCGGCCTGACCAATGCCGATGGGCAATACTTCGACGGTATTGCTGCCCGGCGGATAATAGTAGAGACGCATTTCCGCCACGTTAACGACAATCCCCTCGCGCACGGTGTCGGGCAAAATCAGCTGCTGAGGAATGACCAGCCGGGTGCCGGATTTAGGCAAAAAAGGATCCACGCCCGGGTTCGCTTCCAGCATATTGCTGAGCCCCAGCCCGTGCTGTGCAGCAAAGGCCTCAAGCGGTAACGTATTGCGCTCGGGAACGGTGATGGTAATCGGGGTTCCCACCAGCCGACTGCCTTCCGGCGGTAGGGTATAGGTTACGGCAAACGCACTGGGAACAGCGGCACACAGCGTAAGGACGAACCAGGTAAGTCGCATCATAATTTCCTGTGCTCACAAAAGAGAAAGCCTGGACTCAGGCAGGCTTTCTCAGTTTACGCTATTACGCTTCGATTTTACGCCATCTGCGCGTCAGCACTTTTTCCGCCTCGACGATAAGGAACATCACAAAACCAATCAGGAAGGTAATGACCCAGTAGCGGAACGGCAGCGCTTCGGTGCCAAACAGCATCTGCATGAACGGGGCGTAAATGATAAGAAGCTGTAGCGCCAGCAGTACGCCGCTCACGATCCAAATCCCTTTATTCGCCAGCAGACCTTTGCTCAGTGAGAAGCCGTCATTAACGCGACAGTTGAGCATGTAGAACCACTGCGCGGTCACCAGGGTTTGCAGCAGCACGGTGCGGATGAATTCCGCCGAGTAGCCGCGCGGCTGTAGCCAGGCTTCCAGCACGAAGGCGCTAATGGCAATCATCAGACCGACAAACACCACGCGCCAGATGGCGTAGCCGTCCATCACATGCAGATTCGCCTTGCGCGGTGGCCGGTTCATGATGTCCTTCTCACCCGCTTCAAACGCCAGGCCAAACGACAGGGTTGCTGAAGTGGCCATGTTCATCCACAGGATCAGGACCGGCGTCAGCGGAATCAGGTTCCCGGCCAGCAGCGCGATGATGATCAGCAAAGCCTGCGCGATGTTGCTCGGGATAACGAACAGAATCGTTTTTTTCAGGTTATCGTAAACCCGCCGTCCCTCGTGGACCGCACTGGCAATGGTGGCAAAATTGTCATCCGTTAACACCATGTCGGCGGCTTCCTTGGTGACCTCAGTCCCCTTAATCCCCATGGCGATACCCACATCCGCCCGCTTGAGCGCCGGGGCATCGTTTACGCCATCCCCGGTCATGCCCACCACTTCCTGTTTACTTTGCAGGGCCTGCACGAGGCGGAATTTATCCTCCGGGCTGGTTCGGGCGAAAATATCGTACTGCTGCGCGGCGTCGCTCAGCTGACGGTCATCCATCGCCTCCAGCTCACGTCCGGTGATTGCGCTTGCGGCGTTACCAATCCCCAGCATTTGCCCAATGCTCATGGCCGTTTGCGGGTGGTCGCCGGTGATCATTTTCACGCGAATCCCGGCCTGCAGACAGTCGGCAATCGCGGTAATGGCCTCCGGACGCGGCGGATCCATCATTCCTGCAATACCCAGCAGGATCACGCCATCATGGAGGTCCGGGTGATCCAGCTCGCGCTGTCCCTCGCGGGCAGGTTTCCAGGCCGCCGCCACCATGCGCAGCCCTTCCCGGGCATACTCTTCAATCTTCCCTTCCCAGTAAGGTTGATCGAACGGCTGCAGTCCGTCATTCGTCTGCTGGTACTGACAGAGGCGGAACAGGACGTCCGGCGCGCCGGTGATTAAAATCGCCTCTTCTTCACCCAGTCGGTAGAGCGTGGACATGTATTTATACTGCGAATCAAACGGGATTTTACTGCGCATTTCCGTATCAAGCGGTGGGAGCGGGATTTTCGCCGCCAGCACCTTCAGGGCGCCCTCGGTGGGTCCTCCGGTGATTTTCCACAGTCCCTGCTCGTCTTTGATCAGCTGGCTGTCATTGCAGAGGTCAATGGTGCGCAGGTAGCGTTCCAGCAGGGAACCCTGCGTCACGCTGACGGGCGTCGGGTCATCTACGTGGTGAATATTCCCCACCGGTTCGTAGCTGTCGCCCTCCACGCGATAGGTCGTGTCAGCGGTAATCACCGCTTTGACCGTCATTTCATTCATCGTCAGGGTGCCGGTTTTATCCGAGCAGATGACCGTCATTGCGCCCAGGGTTTCCACCGTGGGCAACTTGCGAATAATGGCCTTGCGACGCGCCATGGCCTGTACGCCAAGCGAAAGGATGATGGAAATGATGGCCGGCAGGCCTTCCGGCACGGCGGCAACGGCGAGGCTGATAAGCGACAGCACCAGTTCAGAAACCGGCATATCCCGGAACAGGAGGCTAAAGACGAACAGCGCTACCATCATCACCAGGATAGTGATGAAGATGGTCTTACCGAGCTTGTCCATCTGCACCATCAGCGGCGTGCGGTGCTTTTCAATGTCGGACATCATCTGATTGATGTGGCCAAGCTCGGTCTCGCCCCCGGTTGCCACCACCACGCCTTTACCGCCGCCGGAGCTGACGGTGGTGCCTGAGTAGAGCAGATTATAGCGATCGCCTAAGGGCAGTTCCCCGCTTAACGCATCGCTGTTTTTCTCAACAACAGTGGATTCGCCAGTCAGGATGGCCTCCTCCACGCGAAGGTTATGCGCCTCAATCACGCGCAGGTCCGCAGGGATACGATCCCCGGCGCGGATCACCACGATATCGCCCGGGACCAGCGCCGTAGTGGGGATCGTTTCATGATTCCCCTGTCGTACCACCACGGCTTCGCTGGAGAGCATATTGCGAATACTCTGCAACGATTTCTCAGCATTGCTCTCCTGGATATGGCCGATCAGCGCGTTAATGATGGCAACCCCGAGGATCACAAACATGTCTACCCAGTGGCCCATAAAGAGCTTAAGCAACGCGGCCACCAGCAGAACGTAAATCAGTACATCGTTAAAATGCGCCAGGAAGCGCAGCCAGGCGGGTTTGCCCTTTTTTTGCGGTAACGCATTCTCACCATGCTGCTGAAGTCGGGCTGATGCCTCAGTGCCGCTAAGTCCTTCCAGAGTGGAGTGGATATTCGACAGGGTTTCATCAACGGTTTGTTGATAATACGGACGTTCAGGTTTTCCTGTTTTCATTGTTACTTCCTCAGGTTCTATTCAGAAATCACCTTGCTTTCATGAAATTAACGAATAACGAAAACAGGAACATGGGCGTAACGAACAATACTTGCCGCCTCCGATCCTAACAAATGGGTTTGAATATTTGGATTGCGGGAGCCGACGATAATCGCGCCAGCAGCAAGTTCATCCGCCAGCTTAATAACCTCATCACGAACATTTCCGCTGCGAACATGGAGGTGAACGCGCTCTTCTGGCAAATTCAATTTTTTGACCAGGTCAGACAGTTTTTCTTTTGAATTATTAATCATATATTCATCCATCTTTCGCGCATCTGAAATAAAACCGCGCGTCAGCTCGGCTGAAAATTTTGGCATGACGTGCAGCAAATGAATGTCACCCAATGCGCTTTGCGCCAGAAACTGTGCATGCTGCAACGCTTTATCCGCCAGGCTTGTCTCGTAGACATCCACCGGAACGAGAATGTTTTTATACATATCGAGCATCCTTTTTATAACCAACACGAGAGTGAATGAAGCAAAAAAAACGCATTAAATGCAGGGGGTTGCCCTTAATG harbors:
- the nac gene encoding nitrogen assimilation transcriptional regulator NAC, whose translation is MNLRRLKYFVKIVDIGSLTQAAEVLHIAQPALSQQVATLEGEMDQQLLIRTKRGVTPTEAGKILYTHARTILRQCEQAQLAVNNVGQTLSGHVSIGLAPGTAASSITMPLLQAVRAELPEVLVYLHENSGSVLNDKLLNGQLDMAVLYDRSPVAGITSQPLLKEDLYLVGTRDCPGQSVDLTAVAEMNLYLPRDYSAVRVRVDEAFSLRRLTAKIIGEIDSISTLTAAIASGMGVTVLPESAARSLCGAANGWMARITTPSMSLPLSLNMSARGSLSPQAQAVKEILMSLVSKPSLENRELQLVS
- a CDS encoding universal stress protein, giving the protein MYKNILVPVDVYETSLADKALQHAQFLAQSALGDIHLLHVMPKFSAELTRGFISDARKMDEYMINNSKEKLSDLVKKLNLPEERVHLHVRSGNVRDEVIKLADELAAGAIIVGSRNPNIQTHLLGSEAASIVRYAHVPVFVIR
- the ldtA gene encoding L,D-transpeptidase; the encoded protein is MMRLTWFVLTLCAAVPSAFAVTYTLPPEGSRLVGTPITITVPERNTLPLEAFAAQHGLGLSNMLEANPGVDPFLPKSGTRLVIPQQLILPDTVREGIVVNVAEMRLYYYPPGSNTVEVLPIGIGQAGRETPRNWVTAVERKQEGPTWSPTPNTRRAYAAEGKTLPAFVPAGPDNPMGLYAIYIGRLYAIHGTNSNFGIGLRVSQGCIRLRNNDIKYLFDNVPVGTRVQLIDRPVKVTTEPDGSRWVEVHEPLSRNRAEFESSRKVPLPISAAQQTQLINEGAGAELERRSGMPVKIGM
- a CDS encoding cation-transporting P-type ATPase; protein product: MKTGKPERPYYQQTVDETLSNIHSTLEGLSGTEASARLQQHGENALPQKKGKPAWLRFLAHFNDVLIYVLLVAALLKLFMGHWVDMFVILGVAIINALIGHIQESNAEKSLQSIRNMLSSEAVVVRQGNHETIPTTALVPGDIVVIRAGDRIPADLRVIEAHNLRVEEAILTGESTVVEKNSDALSGELPLGDRYNLLYSGTTVSSGGGKGVVVATGGETELGHINQMMSDIEKHRTPLMVQMDKLGKTIFITILVMMVALFVFSLLFRDMPVSELVLSLISLAVAAVPEGLPAIISIILSLGVQAMARRKAIIRKLPTVETLGAMTVICSDKTGTLTMNEMTVKAVITADTTYRVEGDSYEPVGNIHHVDDPTPVSVTQGSLLERYLRTIDLCNDSQLIKDEQGLWKITGGPTEGALKVLAAKIPLPPLDTEMRSKIPFDSQYKYMSTLYRLGEEEAILITGAPDVLFRLCQYQQTNDGLQPFDQPYWEGKIEEYAREGLRMVAAAWKPAREGQRELDHPDLHDGVILLGIAGMMDPPRPEAITAIADCLQAGIRVKMITGDHPQTAMSIGQMLGIGNAASAITGRELEAMDDRQLSDAAQQYDIFARTSPEDKFRLVQALQSKQEVVGMTGDGVNDAPALKRADVGIAMGIKGTEVTKEAADMVLTDDNFATIASAVHEGRRVYDNLKKTILFVIPSNIAQALLIIIALLAGNLIPLTPVLILWMNMATSATLSFGLAFEAGEKDIMNRPPRKANLHVMDGYAIWRVVFVGLMIAISAFVLEAWLQPRGYSAEFIRTVLLQTLVTAQWFYMLNCRVNDGFSLSKGLLANKGIWIVSGVLLALQLLIIYAPFMQMLFGTEALPFRYWVITFLIGFVMFLIVEAEKVLTRRWRKIEA